In Harmonia axyridis chromosome 6, icHarAxyr1.1, whole genome shotgun sequence, a single window of DNA contains:
- the LOC123682591 gene encoding developmentally-regulated GTP-binding protein 2 has product MGILEKIAEIEREISRTQKNKATEYHLGLLKAKLAKYRSQLLEPSKKSEKGEGFDVLKSGDARVALIGFPSVGKSTLLSTLTKTESEAASYEFTTLTCIPGVIDYNGANIQLLDLPGIIEGAAQGKGRGRQVIAVARTADLVLMMLDATKKDVHRELLEKELESVGIRLNKRKPNIYFKLKKGGGLSFNSTCPLTKVDEKLVQMILHEYKMFNAEVLFREDCSADELIDVICANRVYLPCLYVYNKIDQISIEEVDRIARTPNSVVVSCNMKLNLDYLLLTLWEYLNLIRVYTKKPGQPPDFSDGLILRKGVTVEHVCHSIHRTLAQDFKYALVWGTSTKYSPQRVGASHTMHDEDVIQIVKK; this is encoded by the exons atggGAATTTTAGAGAAAATTGCGGAAATTGAAAGGGAAATTTCCAGGACTCAGAAAAATAAAG cAACTGAATACCATTTGGGGCTGTTAAAGGCAAAATTAGCCAAGTACCGATCTCAACTGTTAGAACCTTCTAAAAAGTCTGAGAAAGGTGAAGGATTCGATGTACTGAAAAGTGGTGATGCAAGAGTTGCCTTGATAGGATTTCCATCTGTGGGAAAA TCTACTCTACTATCAACATTGACTAAGACTGAAAGCGAGGCTGCTTCCTATGAATTCACAACATTGACATGTATACCCGGTGTAATAGATTACAATGGAGCAAATATTCAACTTCTAGATTTACCAGGTATTATTGAAGGAGCTGCTCAAGGAAAAGGAAGAG GAAGACAAGTAATAGCAGTTGCTAGAACTGCAGATTTAGTTCTTATGATGCTTGATGCTACCAAAAAAGATGTACATAGGGAACTATTGGAAAAAGAATTAGAAAGTGTTGGTATTAGGttgaataaaagaaaaccaAATATTTACTTTAAG CTTAAAAAAGGGGGAGGGCTTTCTTTCAATTCAACTTGCCCATTGACTAAAGTGGATGAAAAATTGGTGCAAATGATTTTACACGAATACAAAATGTTCAATGCAGAAGTTCTATTCAGGGAAGATTGCTCTGCAGATGAATTAATTGATGTTATTTGTGCTAATCGTGTTTACCTCCCATGTTTATATGTCTATAACAAAATTGATCAGATTTCAATTGAAGAAGTGGATAGAATTGCTCGAACACCTAATAGTGTTGTTGTTAG TTGTAATATGAAACTAAATCTTGATTATCTTCTGCTGACACTTTGGGAGTACTTGAACCTTATCCGTGTCTACACCAAGAAACCTGGTCAACCACCTGATTTTTCTGATGGATTGATCTTACGTAAAGGCGTTACTGTGGAACATGTATGCCATTCCATTCATCGTACTTTGGCTCAAGATTTCAAATATGCTCTTGTTTGGGGAACAAGCACAAAGTATTCTCCTCAGAGGGTAGGAGCTTCACATACGATGCATGATGAAGATGTAATTCAAatagttaaaaaataa